The genomic window GGAAGATAATTATCAGCTTGTTAAAGTAGCTGCCTTGCTTGATGTCATGGAAGCTTATCAAGACTGTGCATCTAAGGTCTTTGAGCAGTACAGGCAACTGCTAATGTTATATAATTCTAAAAAAATAGAAAATAATCTTTATAATCTATGTGAATACTACTATTCTTTCTTTCATGATTTTGTTAAAATACAATCCTGGGTGAATCGCTTTCGTCAGGATTTAATATTACACGGTGGTATTGTTCCCAATCTTGACCGATTTATCAAATCTTTATAATGGAGAAAATAATATGCAATTAGCACAGGATCTAAGACCGGGAAATATTATTAAGCAAGGAAGGGACCTCTATGTTATTCTCAAGGCTGAGTATTTCAGAGCTGCACGGACGAATGCTGTAGTCAAGACAAAATACAAAAATATGTCTACAGGCTCCGTGAGTGAAGTAATTTTCAAGCTTAATGAGAAACTTGATGACGTACGTCTGGACAAGAGAGAAATGCAGTTTTTGTATGATCTTGACGGGATGTATGCTTTTATGGACCAGGAAACTTATGATCAAATGGAAATACCGAAAGAAGATATTGGCGATAACGTTAATTATATTAAAGAGCAGGACATGGTAAGTATTGTGTTATACGAAGGCAAAGCATTAAGTGTTGAAGTTCCTAAAGCAGTTGAGCTAAAAGTAACCTATTCTGAAACAGGTTTGCGTGGAGATACCAGCGGAAAAGTTACTAAGCCTGCGACTGTTGAAACCGGGTATGAATTGGCCGTTCCTGTGTTTGTTAATGTTGACGATGTTATCCGTATTGATACCGCTACCGGTGAATATATAGAACGAGTCAAATAAGCGCCTTTTACCTGCAAAGGTTATTCGAGCCACAATTTTTGTCATTTAATCTGCTCCCCTGCGAAGGGGAGCAGTTAGCTATTTTACAAAATACACTTGCATTTATCCCATAAACATATTATTAGTTTCTTACTTTTAGGCAGCTTAATGCCTGCGTTATTTTTTAATAGAATAATGGTTGTTCGGATTGTAAAAAGAGGCAGGATATGACAGAGCTATTAAATGACGAGAATGAAAAAAAAATAATCGAGGATTATAAGAAAAGTGAAAAACGAATTCTTTTTCTTGATTACGATGGCACTCTTGTCTCTTTTTACGATAGGCCTGGGATGGCGAAGCCTGATGAAGCGCTTACTCAGTTGCTGAGGGACCTTTCTTTTGATGTCAGGAACAAGGTGTTTATAATTAGCGGAAGAAACAGGTACCTGCTCGGAAAGTGGTTGAATATTTTTAATATCGGACTTTCTGCTGAACATGGTGCCTGGCTTAAATATAATGGCGATCCATGGCAGACATTAATCCCGATTGATACCGCATGGAAAAAAGACCTGCGACCGATATTTGAGCTTTATGCGGATACAACTCCCGGATCTTATGTCGAGGAAAAGGATTTTTCGATTGCCTGGCATTATCGAAAGACGTACCGGGCATTAAGTGATATTAGGGTAAAGGAATTGAGAAGAGATATGCTCCCGAAAGCGAAGGCGCTTCACTTGCAGATTTTGGAAGGACAAATGGTGTTTGAAGTTAAGAACCCTGACGTTAACAAGGGCCTTGCAGCACTGAGATTTATGTCGGATGAAGCTTATGATTTTTCATTTTCAGCGGGCGACGATAGAACTGATGAGGATATGTTCAAACTGCTCCCGCCGAAAGCGTATTCGATTAAAGTTGGTAATCCGCCGACTGCTGCCCGCTATTATGTCAGGACCTACAGTGATCTTCGAAGTTTGTTGCATAAATTGTTACGTGTTGCCAAATAATTCGGTTTGTCCGAATCGCTGTCCTTCAGCCTTAATATGCGCTATTTACACGATTAATAGTTGAAGTGTCGCTAATTACCGTGTAATATGTGGTAGTATAATTGAATATAGTGACAACGGAGAGGTGACAGAGTGGCTGATCGTGCCTGTCTCGAAAACAGGTGTACCTTTACTGGTACCGTGGGTTCGACTCCCACCCTCTCCGCCATTCCAGCTATATTAGCAATTTATGTTTGGTACAGTTTTGGTACAAATTTTTGAATTCCAGGACTTCAACCTGCATTTTTGCCCGCTTACCACGCGACTTATTGATGTACAAACCGTAATATCGAACAAGCTGATACCCTTTGATACCAATGCGTTTCGCTTTATAGCACTTGGTCAGCAAATCAGTTATGTTTATCTCCAATTACTGTATAAAATCCTCAATCAATACCAAGCGAGAGATGCTACGAATCCACAACCTTCTGCAATAACATCTGACCATTACCGTAAAAGGGGACATCGGTCTTACCTAGCGTGCTAGCTGGCAGTGTAGTCATTTCACTGATATTCTCCATTGGGACAAGGATCGTCTTTGCGCCGTTGTCGGATAAGATGGTAACCTTGTCTGGAAAGTGCAGAGCTCGTTCCACGGCTCCACCTATGGAGATATTTCCAAGTACTGCCAGTCCGGGTTTAAGGTTCTTGTTATAAATGGCTGAGATAATTGATACATAGACAGCACTGCCTATACCTCCACTAATATTTGCACCCAGTAGATTAGTAACCTGTATGTTAATATCATAGCCTTTTAAAGAATGTTGTTCGTTAAGAATGGTTTTTTCATTTGCCTTGATGTAGTTATAGGTGTTTTTAATATTCTCTTTTACATCGGTATTTGAAGTGCCGGTTATGTTTAGTTTTCCGCTTCCCTGTATCGCAACCGCCTCGATTTTAACCAGGCAATTATTGTCGCCATCGCTGGTAGCTGTGTAACAAACACCCGGAGGCAAAGCATTTTTCTCGATTAGATTGCTGCCCCGTTCTTCCGGCAAGCCAACAAATATCTCTTCTTGCGTCTCTTTGTCGATGTATGAAAAATTGGTATCCCAGAACTCCATTCCACCGATTCTCTTTAACTGTTCTTTAACTCGGCGCCTCATTTCCATGGCTAGAACCAAGTATTCTCTTATATCCTCTTTTGTGAAATTGGCATCTGGATGTAGCAACTTAATGAACCCTGATACAATTTTGCGAACCGACTTCGAGTCTCTTTGTTTTAAATGATGCCCAAAAGAGAAATACTTATCAATTGCATCGTTGTAATTGGTTCTGCGCTGATACTTTAGGTTCTCAGAAAAGAAATCGGTGCTAAAACCAAAATGACCCGTGAAATTGGAAGGGCTAAATTTGGTTATCTCCCAGCCAGGCAAAAACAAATGTATTCGATCAAGGAAGGCTGTATCTCCGTTGACTTCATCGGATAGCGGACTGAAGAGATGTGAAGTTTGAAGTACGGTTTCAACTGGCTGATTAATGTTACCATTATAGATAATTGATGCTTTACCAGAGATCTCGCCACCTTTACCGCCTCGGGAAAATGATCCGGACTCCATGTAGTCTTTCATTAAAGGCTTAGCGTCAGGATCTTTAAAAAGTTTATCTGTACTTTCATCAAAGCAGATTGCATCCCATTCGCCTACTGATCCAATTCGGCCGGTGGAATTATTGACAAATAGTTTAGCCACAGTACCCTGACCACCTGAGATAAGGAGTGCATACGGTGTAATTTCTTTGTAAATATAGGATTTACCAGAAGACCTGGGTCCTAGTTCAACCATGTTGAAATTGGCCTCTACGAGAGGAATTAGCCTCATTAGCAGAAGTGTCTGTTTTCTCGGGTCTAAGCCTTCGCTTGCAGGTTCATAGCCAGCGCTTCGGAGTAATAAAGTTTGCCATGCTTCTTTCGTAAACTCTTTTCTTTTTTCAACAATTTTGTTTCCGTCAAACCTTGATAGCTGGATTGGTTTTATATCTTTAACTACGAAGGGATATACGGTTGAACCTACCGTGATCAAAGGATCGTATTCCATTTCAATAATAGCCCAGATTCCGCCAAGAAGAATTTTTTCATGGCTATTTACCAGCTCATCACTGATATTGGCTTTCTTAATATTGCTGTTCGATATTGATGCCCAATACCTGTCTTTTTGAGGATCAAGGTCGACTGATATTTTATCTATTATCTTATAGCGACCATTCTCTCTTATTTTCGATTGAATTAAGGAACTTTCTTCAGGATTTACATAATGATCGTGAAGTATTTTTTTTACTCCATCGATACCTTCTTTAATTTTAGCTTCATCATCCGTGCTACAGGTGTTGGCTAGCAAATACTCCAGAACAAATGCAGGGACATTAGCTCCGCCTTTGATAATAGCAGCCAAATCTTTTCTGACCACAAATCCCTTAAAATGCTCTAAGGTCTGCTTGTCTAAGTCATCTAATATCATAAATGCCTCCCATTATAATAAACCGCCAAAATCACGTGCATCGGATTTCTTTATTGTAACTGTGTCTAATTGTTCCTGAGTTTCTGCGTCTAATAACACGGCCATAACTTCGGCGTTACCACTAAAAGAAAATTCAGCTGATAACGTCTTCCCTGACTCGATCGTAAGGATGCTGCTGCTGGAATACTGACAATTACCGGAATACAACATGATCTGAACTTTGCGGCTATTAGCAAACAAATCAGTGCAGGCACCTGCTTGTAATTTGATACCAAACAAGTCGCCGATAACATCTGCTAGTTCTAGTTTATTTATAATAGTCACGTCCAGGTTGGAGGTCACTGCGCTCTGTTTTTTAAATACAAACTTAGGAATAATTATCTCCTGTGGGGTAAACCCGCCATGAGAAAAGCCATACACGCCTTTTGATTTGAATGGTCTATGGCTCTTAGCCGTATAGACATACTTATACTCACCACTTGACCTTTCAAACATCAACCAATCAGTATTGTTTTGTTTGTCGACGGTAAGAATGTATCTTTCACTCGGTTTGCATAGTCCAGTGACTGCCGGATCAATTTTATCGGATTCGGTTAAGAGACCGGTTAAAACAAATCCGTGATCGGTTACTAAATGGACTTCTTTATATCCCATATTGATTAGTTGCGTGATCTTATCTTGGAGAACAGCTTCGAATTCTGAAAACAATTTGAGAGCACCCTGTTGCAGCTTTTCACCAGTGCTATCGATGTCTTTGTAAGTCAGCACCAGATAGTCAGCTTGTTCGCCATAGTTCAAATCAGCTAAATTAATAAAGGTTATATTTTTACCGGTTGATGCAACCAAACTTTTTTCACGGTCCTTGTGTATGGCAAGTACCTCATCATTTCCCAGATACAAAGCACTCATGTTGTGCTCAGTTTCGGAGGGCATATCGGCAAGCATTATGTGCTTATCAACTTTAAGTTTTTTCTGTAAAGACGCAGCTATCTGATCGGCGATTTCATAGCGGATGCCATCGCCTACAATCACAGCAATTCTTGGTTTAGCTTTTTTTAACAAGTTTACCAAATAGCCTTGTTGATCAGATTTGTATTCACCGGCAAATTCAAACCATTTATGCAGCAAGTCCTGGTTAAGGCTTTCGTAATACTCTTGCAGCGGTCGAATTATTTTTTCTTCCTGTAAAAAACGTGCGTATAGATTGCGGATAGCCCTATCTACTTTAGCAAAGTGGTTTGTATAAAACTCCACAACTTTACTCAAAGAATTGCAGGAGATTAATGTCTTGCTGTCAAATTCCAGCAGCGTTATTACATCGGACCACCATGAAGGGATAAACCGTTTTGCTTTTTGACTATTTGCACGGATTTTTACCGATGCCAATTTTTCAGAGATATATACTTTATCCCGAAGGTTCTTTGTAATATCAATGATTGCCTTGTGATCCAAAACCTCAAAACAATGCTCAGGGCTTGCGTTCCAGTGTGCAACTGCAAGATTAATGTGATAATTGCTTATATAGTCCACAAGTGAGCTACAGTAGGTCTCACTATCCATCCAGCGATAATAAAGCTGTAGTAATTCCTTAGAAATATTATTAGCAAGCAAACCATCGAAAAGTTTTTTGACTACCTCATCAGCGAGTGTCCGGGGCGGTTTATTCATGTACGGCTGATTTAGCAATTCGAATACTTTCTCTTCAAACAATCTGCGGATATCAGTATCTTTAACACTTAGATATGATTCTGGATCGTGCAGAAAAGGTAACAATTCATCCTCCAGGTTAACCAACTCTTCCAGGTTTTGAAGGATCTTTTTCCACCAGGCGATATCTTTTCCTATGCCCATTTTACCTGCGGTTAAAAGTACAGGGCTGTCCATCTGCACTTGTAGGCCTGTGCTTGCAAAAAGTTTCTTCTTGAGCCATTCCTCGGGGCTGGTGAGATCAAGACACCCATGAGTAAAGCAGTAATCAAATAAGAAGCTCAGCTTTTCCTGTCTGCGGGTTACATAAAATACCACCGGCTTATCTTTGTATTTAGTTTCAGCCTCATATCGCAAAAACAGCTCTTCTTTGACTGTCTGCCAATCTTCGGTATATGTGCTGTCTGTCTTAATAATGATATAGTTGCCAGTATCTAATAAAGGCAAAAGAAACCCGCACTGAGCTTTTGGGTCAAGGATTACTACCCTTTTGCGAAGTTTCAGCTGATGTTCAATATCTTCCAAAAACCATTTATCAATCATTACCGGACTTATCCTCCTGTGCTTCTGCGTTTTCAAACAATTCATGTAGTTTTCTTTGCAGTACTGCTTTAGGTATCAGCTTAGTTTCATAATCAGCAATCAGAGTAGGACTTATTGATCTGCTTAGTGCATATTCAACTACATCCTGGTCTTTATAAGCGCAAAGCAGAATGCCGATGCTCGGGTGCTCATGCGCTTTTCTGACATCTCTGTCCAGCGCTTCCAGATAAAACTCCAGTTGCCCCATGTGTTCTGGTCTAAATTTGTCTATCTTAAGCTCAAAAGCAACCAGGCACTGAAGGGAACGGTGATAAAAAAGAAGATCTACATAAAAATCCTCATTTCCCACCTGCAATCTATAATTCTCGCCCATGAAGGTGAAGTCTCCACCAAGTTCAAGAATGAAATGTTTAAGATTATGGACTAAGCCTTTCTGTAAATCACGCTCAGAATGCTGTTCCGGTAAGCCGAGAAACTCAAAAACATAGGTGTCTTTAAAAGTATCTGAAATATTTTGTGGTAATTCTCTCATCACAGGTGAAAGATTTGTCTGGGCTATCTTGGTCCGTTCAAAAATACCAGTAACGATCTGCCGTTCAAGTTCTCTCTTGGAATATTTTTCTCTGATAGCTAGTTGGAGATAGAACTCTCGTTCCTCCTGGGTCTTGCAAGCTGTTATTATAATCAGATTATTTGTCCAGGATAATTGTGTCACCAGTGGAGACAGTTTTGGCTGGTCGTTATATATTTCATAAAACTGCTTCATTCTCCAGAGGTTTCTAACATTAAATCCTTTAATATCAGGCTCGGTTTTCTGGATGTGCTCAGCAAGGCCGGAGACTACACCTTTTCCCCATTCCTCAGAATTTACTTTGCCTGAAATATATTTACCTACCTGCCAGTATAGATCAATCATTACATGATTAACATTGCTGATCGCTTTATTGCGAGCCTCACGAATAAGTGTAAGAACTTCGGTAAAATTATTAGTGATTATATCTGACATGATTAACTCCATTTTCTCACAAACTGATTATAAACTATCATCCTACCAGTCCGCTTTTAAATATTTATCTAGTTGTTTTGCGTTGAGCACATCGCAGCGAAGCAAGCCTTTTTTCTGCAAAGGTGCTATGTTTTTACCTACGCCATCATCGAGCTTAGGGTCATAGCCTTCAGCGATGAGTTCCTCAATTTTTTTGGTAAACTCGGCGATCTCCCTTAGCTGCAAACTGATTTTCTCTTTCTCGCTCTGTGCCTGGGCGGTCTCGCTGTCCTTGAGCTGGATCTGGCGATACTCCAGGTTCTCTATACGTTTACTGATATAGGCTGTCTTGAGCCTGAATAGGTTATCCCGGCTCCATTTGTAGATGCTAATGTATACTTCTAGCCCCTGATTTTCTCCGCTGGATAGATGCCAGATAAAAGGGGTCTTGGGCAGGTACATAAAAAGGTTAAGGTGGTTGCTTAAATCATTAAAGAAGTTGTGTTCCAGATAATCATTCAGCGGTTTACCAAGCAGACCGTCCATTTGCATAAACTGAGCAGAAGTAAAGCCATTATCCAGGCAATGTTTCTCCAGTCGATCAAGCAGTCGTGGTTCACCCAATTGACCAACCAGCGGGATGATCCCATCATCGTCGTCTGCTAGTATGGTGCGGATAGCATCTGCCAGAAACTCCAGAGCAATCTCGGCTGCACGAGCTGAAGGTAATACGTTTGCTTCTTTGAACCAGTACCAGATGTTGATTGGGTTGATCTGGTGACGGATGCAGAATTCTTCCAGGTCGTTGTTGTTTTGATAGAGTGTGGCAAATTCTGCTTTGATGGCTTGAATTTGCTGGTCTTCAACTGTAGTTATTTCTAAGTTGTTGATGAATTCTTTACCACGAAGGTCACGAAGATCACGAAGCTTTTTTAATTCATTATTTTCTTCGTGTTCTCTGTGTTCTTCGTGGTGAAATATTTCCAAATAAGCAGCACGTGCTTCTGCCAATACCGGCAATTGTCCTACAGGTTTGCCCATTTTTGTTTCTACTTGCAGGCGGTCTTCAGGGCTGAGATCGTAGACCTCA from Candidatus Margulisiibacteriota bacterium includes these protein-coding regions:
- a CDS encoding ATP-dependent Lon protease, yielding MILDDLDKQTLEHFKGFVVRKDLAAIIKGGANVPAFVLEYLLANTCSTDDEAKIKEGIDGVKKILHDHYVNPEESSLIQSKIRENGRYKIIDKISVDLDPQKDRYWASISNSNIKKANISDELVNSHEKILLGGIWAIIEMEYDPLITVGSTVYPFVVKDIKPIQLSRFDGNKIVEKRKEFTKEAWQTLLLRSAGYEPASEGLDPRKQTLLLMRLIPLVEANFNMVELGPRSSGKSYIYKEITPYALLISGGQGTVAKLFVNNSTGRIGSVGEWDAICFDESTDKLFKDPDAKPLMKDYMESGSFSRGGKGGEISGKASIIYNGNINQPVETVLQTSHLFSPLSDEVNGDTAFLDRIHLFLPGWEITKFSPSNFTGHFGFSTDFFSENLKYQRRTNYNDAIDKYFSFGHHLKQRDSKSVRKIVSGFIKLLHPDANFTKEDIREYLVLAMEMRRRVKEQLKRIGGMEFWDTNFSYIDKETQEEIFVGLPEERGSNLIEKNALPPGVCYTATSDGDNNCLVKIEAVAIQGSGKLNITGTSNTDVKENIKNTYNYIKANEKTILNEQHSLKGYDINIQVTNLLGANISGGIGSAVYVSIISAIYNKNLKPGLAVLGNISIGGAVERALHFPDKVTILSDNGAKTILVPMENISEMTTLPASTLGKTDVPFYGNGQMLLQKVVDS
- a CDS encoding DUF1016 domain-containing protein, which encodes MTNNFTEVLTLIREARNKAISNVNHVMIDLYWQVGKYISGKVNSEEWGKGVVSGLAEHIQKTEPDIKGFNVRNLWRMKQFYEIYNDQPKLSPLVTQLSWTNNLIIITACKTQEEREFYLQLAIREKYSKRELERQIVTGIFERTKIAQTNLSPVMRELPQNISDTFKDTYVFEFLGLPEQHSERDLQKGLVHNLKHFILELGGDFTFMGENYRLQVGNEDFYVDLLFYHRSLQCLVAFELKIDKFRPEHMGQLEFYLEALDRDVRKAHEHPSIGILLCAYKDQDVVEYALSRSISPTLIADYETKLIPKAVLQRKLHELFENAEAQEDKSGND
- the otsB gene encoding trehalose-phosphatase; this translates as MTELLNDENEKKIIEDYKKSEKRILFLDYDGTLVSFYDRPGMAKPDEALTQLLRDLSFDVRNKVFIISGRNRYLLGKWLNIFNIGLSAEHGAWLKYNGDPWQTLIPIDTAWKKDLRPIFELYADTTPGSYVEEKDFSIAWHYRKTYRALSDIRVKELRRDMLPKAKALHLQILEGQMVFEVKNPDVNKGLAALRFMSDEAYDFSFSAGDDRTDEDMFKLLPPKAYSIKVGNPPTAARYYVRTYSDLRSLLHKLLRVAK
- the efp gene encoding elongation factor P, whose product is MQLAQDLRPGNIIKQGRDLYVILKAEYFRAARTNAVVKTKYKNMSTGSVSEVIFKLNEKLDDVRLDKREMQFLYDLDGMYAFMDQETYDQMEIPKEDIGDNVNYIKEQDMVSIVLYEGKALSVEVPKAVELKVTYSETGLRGDTSGKVTKPATVETGYELAVPVFVNVDDVIRIDTATGEYIERVK